The segment TAGTAATAGCAATAATAATAACCCGAACGATAACTTAAATGAGGAGTTTGGCGCTGAATTTGATGCAAAGGCAAAAAATAAAAACAATAAAACAAACCATGATAAAAATCAGCAATCCAATAAAACAAAGTAAGGAAGTGATTTGTGATGGCAAAAAAGAGTAAAACAAGCTTTAAAAAGAAGAAGCAGGAAAAGCCGCACAATAAAAATGATCGTGAGGAATACTCAGCAGAGTTTAACCAAGTGATTCATAATAATCCTCAGCAGCCAAAGCAATCATAAAAATACAGCTCCTTTAGTAGTATGCTTTAGGAGCATGTCTGTTATACGAGGGGATTCCGCTATGAAAAAACTTTCTTTTATGCTGACGCTTTTTTTGGTTGGTTATACAGCACCTTTACCTATCGTCAATGCGCAACAGGAAGCACCAGCTTATGCCAAATGGGGGCAATTGGCTGTCAAGGAGGTAAAGGCAAAATATCCTCAAGCGAAGATTGTGGATTATTTGCATGAGGGTAAAGAAGTTCATGGAGAATCAACGATTGAAAAGTTTAAGCTTTGGCTAACGCAGGGTGATAAGGAATTCGGTGTATATGTTCGAATTAGCTATATCACTGCAACAGGGGAGCTTATTCATATTGCATTGCATGAAAATAATGAGGATGCCTAGAAATGATGGCATCCTCATTTATCCTGTATTAACAGGCTGTAAGACCCCCATTTCAAGACATCAGATACTTAAGTGGGGGATCAACAGCCTGTAAAAATCCGATTGGACGTTTTACTTTATTGGTTAACCCTCTAATTTATCAATAAATTCACGCATTAAGTCTGGTAAATCAGGCCATGCATGTCCACTTACTAAATTACCATCTGTATGGAGATTAGCATCAATATAAGTGCCTCCTGCTACTTGCACCTCTGGCTTGCAGGCAATATAGGCTGTTAGCTCACGTCCCTTTAATACTTCAGGAATCGTTGCAAAAATTTGCGCCGCGTGGCAAACAGCAGCAATTGGTTTCTTAGCTTCAAAGAAATGGCTAACAAGCGCTGGTACATGCTCATTTAAACGAATATACTCTGGCGCACGACCACCAGGAATAATTAGTCCATCAAATTGAGCTGGATCAACATCTGCAAATGCGGCATGTGCCTCTAGCCCATAGGCAGGACGCTCGATATATGTATCGACGCCATCTACAAAATCATGTAAAACCGTTTGTAATTTCTTTGCGGACGGAGCTGCAATGGTCACATCATAGCCTGCCTCTAAACAGCGATAATACGGATAATAAATTTCTAAAGCCTCTACTGCATCCCCTGCTAAAATTAATACCTTTTTGCCCATGATTTCATCTCCCTTATATTGTGAGTCTAACTGCTAAATTCGACATAGCTTAAAAATCTCCTTCCCAATAAAGAAACCTTTACAAAGAAAAAAAGGAGGCGTATAGTATTTATTTAGCTAGTTAAATAATTGTAGGAGGCTACTAGATGAATCCAATATTCCATGCTTTATTTCAAAAAAGCCGCTATTTAACAAATTGCTTAAATGAAGTGTTAAAGCAGCATGAGTTATAT is part of the Lysinibacillus sp. FSL K6-0232 genome and harbors:
- a CDS encoding DUF3889 domain-containing protein — its product is MKKLSFMLTLFLVGYTAPLPIVNAQQEAPAYAKWGQLAVKEVKAKYPQAKIVDYLHEGKEVHGESTIEKFKLWLTQGDKEFGVYVRISYITATGELIHIALHENNEDA
- a CDS encoding DJ-1/PfpI family protein yields the protein MGKKVLILAGDAVEALEIYYPYYRCLEAGYDVTIAAPSAKKLQTVLHDFVDGVDTYIERPAYGLEAHAAFADVDPAQFDGLIIPGGRAPEYIRLNEHVPALVSHFFEAKKPIAAVCHAAQIFATIPEVLKGRELTAYIACKPEVQVAGGTYIDANLHTDGNLVSGHAWPDLPDLMREFIDKLEG